In Stieleria varia, one genomic interval encodes:
- the lipA gene encoding lipoyl synthase: MAFRLPVVAEPEIPQGTDLSGSGRLPRWLKRPIPKSNANHMTDGLMEELGLETVCDNAKCPNRMECYSQQTATFMILGNVCTRPCGFCAVHRGRPPQAPSGDEPDRVAEAAARLGLKHVVITSVTRDDLPDGGADHFYRCVVAVRERTGATTEVLTPDFVHCKDALARVIEAKPDVFNHNMETVPRLYRRVRGPKSDYRWTLQMMRDVKQYDAGVKTKSGLMLGLGEERGELLDALADLREYGVDFLTLGQYLQPGEKYLPVVRYVPPEEFDELGDIARSMGFKKVASGPFVRSSYHARDMAESQ, encoded by the coding sequence ATGGCCTTTCGATTGCCCGTCGTCGCTGAACCAGAGATCCCTCAAGGCACGGACTTGAGCGGCAGCGGGCGTTTGCCGCGATGGCTCAAGCGGCCGATCCCCAAGAGCAACGCCAACCACATGACCGACGGCCTGATGGAGGAACTCGGTCTGGAGACGGTTTGTGACAATGCCAAGTGCCCCAACCGAATGGAGTGCTACAGTCAACAAACCGCGACCTTCATGATCTTGGGAAATGTTTGCACGCGACCGTGCGGTTTCTGTGCCGTGCATCGCGGCCGACCACCGCAAGCACCCAGTGGTGATGAACCGGATCGGGTCGCCGAAGCTGCCGCGCGACTGGGGCTCAAGCATGTTGTGATCACCAGCGTGACACGCGACGACCTGCCCGACGGCGGCGCGGATCATTTCTATCGTTGCGTCGTGGCCGTACGCGAGCGAACCGGCGCGACTACCGAAGTCCTGACGCCGGACTTTGTTCATTGCAAAGACGCCCTGGCGCGAGTGATCGAGGCCAAGCCCGATGTATTCAACCACAACATGGAAACGGTCCCACGTTTGTACCGCCGTGTCCGCGGACCCAAAAGTGATTACCGATGGACGCTGCAGATGATGCGCGACGTCAAACAGTACGACGCCGGAGTGAAAACCAAAAGCGGATTGATGCTGGGCTTGGGCGAAGAGCGAGGCGAATTGCTCGACGCGTTGGCCGACCTGCGAGAGTACGGCGTCGACTTCCTGACGCTCGGTCAGTACTTGCAACCGGGTGAGAAATATTTGCCGGTTGTACGGTATGTTCCGCCGGAGGAGTTTGATGAACTGGGCGATATCGCCCGAAGCATGGGATTCAAGAAAGTAGCCAGTGGCCCGTTTGTGCGCAGCAGTTACCATGCACGTGACATGGCCGAATCCCAGTAG
- the smpB gene encoding SsrA-binding protein SmpB, with translation MAKKKQPKAKKTAAKGKEPALKMVSENRKARHKYEILDSIECGMMLIGSEVKSMREGKLSLDEAHIRIKDQELWLIGADVGHYNNAGSWNHDPRRPRKLLVHQREFDKFAGRALERGLTLVPLRVYFNNRGIAKCVMALVRGKKLHDKRESIKKRETDRGLQRAMRRG, from the coding sequence ATGGCAAAGAAAAAGCAACCCAAAGCAAAAAAGACCGCGGCAAAGGGCAAAGAGCCCGCGCTGAAAATGGTCTCCGAAAACCGCAAAGCGAGGCACAAATACGAGATTTTGGACTCGATCGAGTGCGGGATGATGCTGATCGGCAGCGAAGTCAAATCGATGCGTGAGGGCAAATTGTCGCTCGACGAGGCCCACATTCGCATCAAAGACCAGGAATTGTGGCTCATCGGTGCCGACGTCGGCCATTACAACAACGCCGGTTCTTGGAATCATGACCCACGACGGCCACGCAAGCTGTTGGTGCACCAGCGTGAATTCGACAAATTCGCCGGCAGGGCGTTGGAAAGGGGCCTGACGTTGGTCCCGCTGCGTGTTTATTTCAACAATCGCGGGATCGCCAAATGCGTGATGGCACTGGTTCGCGGCAAAAAACTGCACGACAAACGCGAATCGATCAAAAAACGCGAAACCGATCGCGGGTTGCAGCGTGCGATGCGACGCGGATGA
- a CDS encoding succinylglutamate desuccinylase/aspartoacylase family protein, with protein sequence MLDENHSDEIANFESTVDKSIPGTASTPEDEPWFGNHVQPGSFVNTELLITETYSSRSVSVPIQVRRGIEPGPTLFVCAALHGDEINGTGAIRTLLGDANWTLRRGTLLLIPILNVLGFERHSRYLPDRRDLNRCFPGSDSGSMASRMARVIFDALVRRCDYGIDLHTAAVRRTNFPNVRADIRKPECMRIAKAFGSGIILAGSGPQGSFRREATRAGCPTIVVEGGEVWKVEPSVAECMTRGVLNVLKELEMIDGKPEVPENQAMIKQTKWIRAERGGFVAMHVAPGDIVVKGQPIATNSSLLSEDQNRLVAPFTGIVIGMSTLPAVQPGEPIVHLGRLPNPKSAKRHESQVECDDVQRTAHEHLATGIQVTEAFDIEF encoded by the coding sequence ATGCTAGACGAGAACCATTCTGACGAAATCGCGAACTTTGAAAGCACAGTTGATAAAAGCATCCCCGGCACAGCCTCGACGCCCGAGGATGAGCCCTGGTTTGGAAATCACGTCCAGCCGGGCAGCTTCGTCAACACCGAACTGCTGATCACGGAAACCTACAGCAGTCGCAGCGTCTCCGTCCCGATCCAAGTCCGCCGCGGGATCGAGCCCGGCCCCACGCTGTTCGTTTGTGCGGCGCTGCACGGCGATGAAATCAACGGCACCGGCGCAATCCGGACCCTCTTGGGAGACGCCAACTGGACGCTCCGACGCGGAACGTTGCTGCTGATCCCCATCCTCAATGTGCTCGGCTTTGAGCGACACTCGCGGTACTTGCCCGACCGCCGCGATCTCAATCGTTGCTTCCCCGGTTCCGACTCGGGCAGCATGGCTTCGCGGATGGCACGGGTGATCTTTGACGCGTTGGTGCGCCGCTGCGACTATGGCATCGACTTGCACACCGCTGCGGTGCGGAGGACCAATTTTCCGAACGTCCGTGCCGACATTCGCAAACCGGAATGCATGCGAATTGCCAAAGCGTTTGGTTCGGGAATCATCTTGGCCGGCTCCGGTCCTCAGGGTTCCTTTCGACGGGAGGCCACCCGCGCGGGGTGCCCGACCATCGTTGTGGAAGGCGGCGAGGTATGGAAAGTCGAGCCGTCGGTCGCGGAATGCATGACACGTGGCGTGCTGAACGTCCTGAAGGAACTCGAGATGATCGATGGCAAACCCGAGGTCCCCGAGAACCAAGCGATGATCAAACAGACCAAGTGGATCCGAGCCGAACGAGGCGGCTTCGTCGCCATGCATGTTGCCCCCGGTGACATCGTCGTTAAAGGCCAACCCATTGCCACCAACAGCAGCTTGCTCTCCGAAGATCAAAACCGTTTGGTCGCTCCATTCACCGGCATCGTGATCGGCATGTCCACTTTGCCTGCCGTGCAACCCGGCGAGCCGATCGTCCATCTCGGACGCTTGCCCAATCCAAAGTCCGCCAAACGTCACGAGTCCCAAGTCGAGTGTGACGATGTCCAACGCACCGCCCACGAACACTTGGCCACCGGCATCCAGGTGACCGAAGCCTTTGACATTGAGTTTTGA
- a CDS encoding ABC transporter permease, with protein sequence MSLLRIAWRNFCYRSLSSVLTTISLALGVALVVLVLAIYGIVSEAFSRNAQVGYNLVVGPKGSALQLTLNSVYYLSQPIENLPFTEYMEFFPADERAAMVRRFGGDPSLGERDGIYSSLIYGGYAIPLALGDYYGEFRVVGTTPDFFELLRHGETLEEPFTFREGRALKSHSEEHGYFEAVLGSQVAKQMGISVGDEFKPTHGDPEGTGHGQGFTVVGILDPTGTPNDRATFVNLEGFYLLENHAKPLTGEETEVEPTENPVDAGGNMPLTIAQREVTSILVRNGQIAMAPILLNMVNESVRAQAAAPVGEISKLMNAVVGPLMTALLIITLITCVVAAVGVLVAIYNSMNDRRRDIAVMRALGARRETVTLVILFESFLIAVIGGVAGWFLAHLAIWAYGGEIEDRTGVQIGLFTTSSYEIYILPLVLLLGQFAGFLPAWFAYRTDVGSNLSA encoded by the coding sequence ATGTCATTGCTTCGCATCGCTTGGCGAAACTTCTGCTATCGCTCACTGTCCAGCGTTCTGACCACGATTTCATTGGCGTTGGGAGTCGCACTCGTCGTACTGGTGCTGGCGATCTACGGCATCGTCAGCGAGGCGTTCAGTCGTAACGCTCAAGTCGGCTACAACCTGGTCGTCGGCCCCAAGGGCAGCGCGTTGCAATTGACCCTCAACAGCGTCTATTACCTCAGTCAGCCGATCGAGAACTTGCCCTTCACGGAGTACATGGAGTTCTTTCCGGCTGACGAAAGAGCCGCGATGGTCCGTCGCTTTGGTGGCGATCCGTCGCTCGGCGAGCGTGACGGCATCTACTCGAGTTTGATCTATGGCGGCTACGCCATTCCGCTCGCCCTGGGTGACTACTACGGTGAGTTTCGCGTGGTCGGAACCACGCCGGACTTCTTTGAACTGCTGCGACATGGCGAGACGCTGGAGGAACCGTTTACGTTTCGCGAGGGACGTGCGTTGAAATCACACTCCGAGGAACACGGTTACTTCGAAGCCGTATTGGGATCACAAGTCGCCAAGCAAATGGGGATCTCGGTGGGTGACGAGTTCAAACCGACCCACGGCGATCCCGAGGGCACTGGGCATGGTCAAGGTTTCACGGTTGTCGGAATCCTGGACCCGACCGGCACGCCCAACGATCGAGCGACGTTCGTCAACTTGGAAGGCTTTTATCTGCTGGAAAACCACGCCAAACCGCTCACGGGCGAAGAAACCGAAGTCGAGCCAACCGAGAACCCTGTCGACGCCGGTGGCAACATGCCGCTGACGATCGCGCAGCGTGAGGTCACATCCATTCTGGTCCGCAACGGCCAAATCGCGATGGCTCCGATCTTGTTGAACATGGTCAACGAAAGCGTTCGCGCCCAAGCGGCCGCACCGGTGGGCGAGATCAGCAAACTGATGAACGCGGTGGTCGGTCCGTTGATGACCGCCCTGCTGATCATCACGTTGATCACTTGCGTGGTCGCCGCGGTGGGTGTCTTGGTCGCAATCTACAATTCGATGAACGATCGTCGGCGCGACATCGCCGTCATGCGTGCGTTGGGCGCTCGGCGTGAAACCGTGACACTGGTGATCCTGTTCGAAAGTTTCTTGATCGCCGTGATCGGTGGAGTTGCTGGTTGGTTCTTGGCCCACCTCGCGATTTGGGCTTACGGCGGTGAAATCGAAGACCGCACCGGAGTGCAGATCGGTTTGTTCACCACCAGCAGTTATGAAATCTACATTCTGCCGTTGGTACTATTGCTAGGTCAGTTCGCAGGCTTTTTGCCGGCATGGTTCGCCTACCGCACCGACGTCGGTTCCAACCTGTCGGCGTGA
- a CDS encoding ABC transporter ATP-binding protein: MTLAIKDLVKTFAQPGGGSLTVLDVPEYSIAKGEQAVLIGQSGGGKTTMLHLIAGLMLPDSGSIAVDGLELTRLSEQGRDRFRAASIGYVFQTFNLLPAFTAIENVKLGMTFGRGVLDPVRAMSLLDRVGLADRAHYRPKQLSVGQQQRVCIARALASKPKLLLADEPTANVDPASAETVLDLIRSTCRDEDIALLLVTHSMDIASRFDRVDDLATINRVMSPTP, from the coding sequence ATGACGCTTGCCATCAAAGATTTGGTCAAAACCTTCGCTCAGCCGGGCGGCGGTTCCTTGACCGTACTGGATGTGCCGGAGTATTCGATCGCAAAAGGCGAACAAGCCGTATTGATCGGCCAGAGCGGTGGCGGCAAGACGACCATGCTGCACTTGATCGCCGGACTGATGCTGCCCGATTCGGGCAGCATCGCCGTGGATGGTTTGGAGCTGACGCGATTGAGCGAGCAAGGGCGTGATCGATTTCGCGCCGCCTCCATCGGCTACGTGTTTCAAACATTCAACCTGTTGCCCGCCTTCACCGCGATCGAAAACGTCAAACTCGGCATGACCTTTGGCCGCGGTGTCCTGGACCCGGTTCGCGCGATGAGCTTGTTGGACCGTGTAGGTCTGGCCGATCGTGCTCACTATCGGCCCAAGCAGTTGTCGGTCGGCCAGCAACAGCGAGTTTGCATCGCCCGAGCCCTGGCCAGCAAGCCCAAGCTGTTGCTCGCCGACGAACCGACCGCCAACGTGGATCCCGCCAGCGCAGAAACGGTGCTGGATCTGATTCGCAGCACTTGCCGAGACGAAGACATCGCGTTGCTATTGGTCACACACAGCATGGACATCGCGTCCCGCTTCGATCGCGTCGACGATTTGGCGACGATCAACCGAGTGATGTCGCCCACCCCGTGA